A stretch of Mastacembelus armatus chromosome 1, fMasArm1.2, whole genome shotgun sequence DNA encodes these proteins:
- the LOC113128020 gene encoding centrosomal protein of 95 kDa isoform X2: MGTQEGERDWVDVANDLLSKCHINLRLRKPSDCDANVFIALYENILGEKVPDYIAAPCSQEDDIHNVQSVIDSLSLDYLQISLSHITGENIVRGNRESVKNLLEIFDGLLEYLNEEISEESQNDEQNGSITEDVPGQTKEPTCVGTEQMENKLEGASLSSTGESTVQTTKHSLHSCNAEEMGSASDLIELGVSTRTFTDKQEEQAALPQNSDAVTTSAPLDTQDTPLTEPLYSAIALQPPNQSNTLQRPDKDTHEPSQSSTGLRHTEEEATPVTTEASKPVAETNGLQSPTLHQCPAMSEKSLSSQQRARTEVEGETLEPTNGGPRRVLFRTQPDVLFLTLQDEMALTPSPPDTEEEEEEQDEEDLRYKQRLQDRRTDYKDRTDLRWEKGLEEPLSYRRQQNRKAEEELHHISEKLSHRLEELDQMLKRVLDETGESSEVREDDKQSHHSNSIMECHRLPNRQHTVSGTPDTESTHRTRSLSPSPPRVHYSLEGPLEDTTAEASHLNDGRQTNLTATVHSRRGEPHHRPSRRKHSKYLENNTYEEELKRYEDKKRADLDEARLKAQEAERQYREAILSHVSQASRPSPAKTKAQQRSPRNIQTTTVRRRQEAPRKAQSLKVKENELLPVLLEELPYLHISPHALGRMWEQQMQQMDRLHALSSSHSHRRCSKVSSEMEEAQQKHDLLVEIIRKDQDHKRRLRDFKERIQQQKSTQNRLREQRQQIARAKKYHNEYHVQHRARLMRARTKEERMFRQLLDEGLELQKAQLRAQRTYAREQRMQHQRQHQDQIKSMENYYKDQFSLLAEKLAQERQEIQVRKKAQEQALLKMKRELRSRMEREITELQKIIIQNDDDDYIQDLEVQRLRNQIQMTSFQYNTSYLH, encoded by the exons ATGGGAActcaggagggagagagag ACTGGGTGGATGTGGCCAATGATCTACTCAGCAAGTGTCACATAAACCTGAGGCTGAGGAAGCCGAGCGACTGTGACgcaaatgttttcattgctcTGTATGAGAACATTTTGGGGGAGAAAGTTCCAG ATTATATTGCAGCACCATGCAGTCAAGAGGATGACATCCATAATGTTCAGTCTGTGATTGATTCACTGTCCTTGGATTACCTTCAGATCAGCCTGTCACACATTACAG GAGAAAATATTGTCAGAGGGAACAGAGAGTCTGTCAAGAACCTCCTGGAAATCTTTGATGGCCTCCTGGAATATCTCAATGAGGAGATAAGCGAGGAGTCACAGAATGATG AACAGAATGGCAGTATCACTGAGGATGTGCCCGGTCAAACCAAGGAGCCGACGTGTGTTGGCACAGAGCAGATGGAGAATAAACTGGAGGGAGCATCATTGTCTTCCACTGGCGA GTCTACTGTCCAGACCACtaaacattctctccattcctGCAATGCTGAGGAGATGGGATCAGCTAGTGATCTCATAGAGCTCGGAGTCTCAACGCgcacatttacagacaaacAAGAAG AACAAGCTGCCCTTCCCCAAAACTCAGATGCAGTCACCACCTCTGCTCCTCTGGACACCCAGGACACTCCACTGACTGAACCACTGTATTCAGCCATCGCTCTGCAGCCCCCCAATCAGAGCAACACTCTCCAAagaccagacaaagacacgcatGAGCCTAGTCAGTCATCCACTGGCCTCAGGCACACAGAGGAGGAAGCCACTCCTGTCACCACAGAG GCCTCTAAACCAGTAGCTGAGACCAATGGGCTACAATCTCCTACTCTTCATCAGTGTCCTG CTATGAGCGAGAAGTCTTTGTCCAGCCAGCAAAGAGCCAGGACAGAAGTGGAAGGGGAGACACTAGAG CCAACAAATGGTGGTCCCAGGAGAGTTTTATTCCGCACCCAGCCAGATGTTCTCTTCCTCACCCTGCAGGATGAGATGGCCCTCACTCCTTCTCCACCAGAcactgaagaggaagaggaagagcaagATGAGGAGGATCTGAGATATAAACAAAGACTGCAGGACAGAAGAACAGATTACAAAGATAGGACAGATCTCAG ATGGGAGAAGGGTCTTGAGGAGCCTCTTTCTTACCGCAGACAGCAAAACAGGAAAGCAGAAGAGGAGCTGCATCACATTTCTGAAAAACTCTCCCATCGACTTGAGGAGCTTGACCAG ATGCTTAAACGAGTTCTGGATGAAACTGGAGAGTCCAGTGAGGTCAGAGAAGACGACAAGCAGTCCCACCACAGCAACAGTATCATGGAGTGTCACAGATTGCCCAACAGGCAACACACAG TCTCAGGAACACCGGACACTGAATCCACCCACCGAACACGCTCGTTATCCCCCTCCCCTCCACGGGTGCATTATTCCCTCGAGGGACCGTTAGAAGACACCACAGCAGAGGCCTCACACCTGAATGATGGGAGACAAACAAACCTCACAGCTACTGTTCATTCAAGGCGTGGAGAGCCACATCACAGGCCATCTCGCAGAAAACACAGCAAG TATCTGGAGAATAACACCTATGAGGAGGAGCTGAAAAGATATGAAGATAAAAAACGGGCAGATCTAGACGAGGCACGCCTCAAAGCTCAGGAAGCC gagcgACAGTACAGAGAGGCCATACTAAGTCACGTTTCCCAAGCCTCCAGACCGTCCCCTGCTAAAACAAAGGCCCAGCAAAGGTCGCCACGTAACATTCAAACCACAACAGTACGGAGACGACAGGAGGCCCCCAGGAAAGCTCAGTCAT TGAAGGTGAAGGAGAATGAGCTTCTTCCTGTGCTCCTGGAGGAATTACCCTATCTTCACATTTCCCCTCACGCTCTGGGCCGGATGTGGGAGCAGCAGATGCAGCAGATGGACAGACTCCACGCCCTCTCATCTTCTCATAGCCACCGGCGCTGCAGCAAAGTCTCCAGCGAG atggaagaagcacagcagaaacatgaCCTGCTGGTGGAGATCATCCGCAAAGACCAGGACCACAAAAGGCGTCTG AGGGACTTCAAAGAGCGGATCCAGCAGCAGAAGTCGACACAGAACAGACTGAGGGAACAGAGGCAGCAGATAGCACGTGCCAAGAAGTACCACAACGAGTACCATGTCCAGCACCGTGCTCGCCTGATGAGAGCACGCACCAAGGAGGAGAGG ATGTTTCGGCAGCTGTTGGACGAAGGTTTGGAACTACAGAAGGCCCAGCTGAGAGCACAGAGAACCTACGCCCGGGAGCAGCGAATGCAACACCAGAGACAACACCAGGACCAGATTAAGTCCATGGAGAACTACTACAAAGACCAA ttttcactACTGGCTGAAAAACTTGCACAAGAACGGCAGGAGATCCAAGTTCGAAAAAAAGCTCAAGAACAG GCTCTGCTGAAGATGAAGCGAGAGCTGCGTTCCAGGATGGAGCGCGAGATCACTGAACTGCAAAAGATCATCATCCAGAACGATGACGACGACTACATCCAGGATCTCGAGGTCCAGAGGCTCC
- the LOC113128020 gene encoding centrosomal protein of 95 kDa isoform X1: MGTQEGERDWVDVANDLLSKCHINLRLRKPSDCDANVFIALYENILGEKVPDYIAAPCSQEDDIHNVQSVIDSLSLDYLQISLSHITGENIVRGNRESVKNLLEIFDGLLEYLNEEISEESQNDEEQNGSITEDVPGQTKEPTCVGTEQMENKLEGASLSSTGESTVQTTKHSLHSCNAEEMGSASDLIELGVSTRTFTDKQEEQAALPQNSDAVTTSAPLDTQDTPLTEPLYSAIALQPPNQSNTLQRPDKDTHEPSQSSTGLRHTEEEATPVTTEASKPVAETNGLQSPTLHQCPAMSEKSLSSQQRARTEVEGETLEPTNGGPRRVLFRTQPDVLFLTLQDEMALTPSPPDTEEEEEEQDEEDLRYKQRLQDRRTDYKDRTDLRWEKGLEEPLSYRRQQNRKAEEELHHISEKLSHRLEELDQMLKRVLDETGESSEVREDDKQSHHSNSIMECHRLPNRQHTVSGTPDTESTHRTRSLSPSPPRVHYSLEGPLEDTTAEASHLNDGRQTNLTATVHSRRGEPHHRPSRRKHSKYLENNTYEEELKRYEDKKRADLDEARLKAQEAERQYREAILSHVSQASRPSPAKTKAQQRSPRNIQTTTVRRRQEAPRKAQSLKVKENELLPVLLEELPYLHISPHALGRMWEQQMQQMDRLHALSSSHSHRRCSKVSSEMEEAQQKHDLLVEIIRKDQDHKRRLRDFKERIQQQKSTQNRLREQRQQIARAKKYHNEYHVQHRARLMRARTKEERMFRQLLDEGLELQKAQLRAQRTYAREQRMQHQRQHQDQIKSMENYYKDQFSLLAEKLAQERQEIQVRKKAQEQALLKMKRELRSRMEREITELQKIIIQNDDDDYIQDLEVQRLRNQIQMTSFQYNTSYLH; the protein is encoded by the exons ATGGGAActcaggagggagagagag ACTGGGTGGATGTGGCCAATGATCTACTCAGCAAGTGTCACATAAACCTGAGGCTGAGGAAGCCGAGCGACTGTGACgcaaatgttttcattgctcTGTATGAGAACATTTTGGGGGAGAAAGTTCCAG ATTATATTGCAGCACCATGCAGTCAAGAGGATGACATCCATAATGTTCAGTCTGTGATTGATTCACTGTCCTTGGATTACCTTCAGATCAGCCTGTCACACATTACAG GAGAAAATATTGTCAGAGGGAACAGAGAGTCTGTCAAGAACCTCCTGGAAATCTTTGATGGCCTCCTGGAATATCTCAATGAGGAGATAAGCGAGGAGTCACAGAATGATG AAGAACAGAATGGCAGTATCACTGAGGATGTGCCCGGTCAAACCAAGGAGCCGACGTGTGTTGGCACAGAGCAGATGGAGAATAAACTGGAGGGAGCATCATTGTCTTCCACTGGCGA GTCTACTGTCCAGACCACtaaacattctctccattcctGCAATGCTGAGGAGATGGGATCAGCTAGTGATCTCATAGAGCTCGGAGTCTCAACGCgcacatttacagacaaacAAGAAG AACAAGCTGCCCTTCCCCAAAACTCAGATGCAGTCACCACCTCTGCTCCTCTGGACACCCAGGACACTCCACTGACTGAACCACTGTATTCAGCCATCGCTCTGCAGCCCCCCAATCAGAGCAACACTCTCCAAagaccagacaaagacacgcatGAGCCTAGTCAGTCATCCACTGGCCTCAGGCACACAGAGGAGGAAGCCACTCCTGTCACCACAGAG GCCTCTAAACCAGTAGCTGAGACCAATGGGCTACAATCTCCTACTCTTCATCAGTGTCCTG CTATGAGCGAGAAGTCTTTGTCCAGCCAGCAAAGAGCCAGGACAGAAGTGGAAGGGGAGACACTAGAG CCAACAAATGGTGGTCCCAGGAGAGTTTTATTCCGCACCCAGCCAGATGTTCTCTTCCTCACCCTGCAGGATGAGATGGCCCTCACTCCTTCTCCACCAGAcactgaagaggaagaggaagagcaagATGAGGAGGATCTGAGATATAAACAAAGACTGCAGGACAGAAGAACAGATTACAAAGATAGGACAGATCTCAG ATGGGAGAAGGGTCTTGAGGAGCCTCTTTCTTACCGCAGACAGCAAAACAGGAAAGCAGAAGAGGAGCTGCATCACATTTCTGAAAAACTCTCCCATCGACTTGAGGAGCTTGACCAG ATGCTTAAACGAGTTCTGGATGAAACTGGAGAGTCCAGTGAGGTCAGAGAAGACGACAAGCAGTCCCACCACAGCAACAGTATCATGGAGTGTCACAGATTGCCCAACAGGCAACACACAG TCTCAGGAACACCGGACACTGAATCCACCCACCGAACACGCTCGTTATCCCCCTCCCCTCCACGGGTGCATTATTCCCTCGAGGGACCGTTAGAAGACACCACAGCAGAGGCCTCACACCTGAATGATGGGAGACAAACAAACCTCACAGCTACTGTTCATTCAAGGCGTGGAGAGCCACATCACAGGCCATCTCGCAGAAAACACAGCAAG TATCTGGAGAATAACACCTATGAGGAGGAGCTGAAAAGATATGAAGATAAAAAACGGGCAGATCTAGACGAGGCACGCCTCAAAGCTCAGGAAGCC gagcgACAGTACAGAGAGGCCATACTAAGTCACGTTTCCCAAGCCTCCAGACCGTCCCCTGCTAAAACAAAGGCCCAGCAAAGGTCGCCACGTAACATTCAAACCACAACAGTACGGAGACGACAGGAGGCCCCCAGGAAAGCTCAGTCAT TGAAGGTGAAGGAGAATGAGCTTCTTCCTGTGCTCCTGGAGGAATTACCCTATCTTCACATTTCCCCTCACGCTCTGGGCCGGATGTGGGAGCAGCAGATGCAGCAGATGGACAGACTCCACGCCCTCTCATCTTCTCATAGCCACCGGCGCTGCAGCAAAGTCTCCAGCGAG atggaagaagcacagcagaaacatgaCCTGCTGGTGGAGATCATCCGCAAAGACCAGGACCACAAAAGGCGTCTG AGGGACTTCAAAGAGCGGATCCAGCAGCAGAAGTCGACACAGAACAGACTGAGGGAACAGAGGCAGCAGATAGCACGTGCCAAGAAGTACCACAACGAGTACCATGTCCAGCACCGTGCTCGCCTGATGAGAGCACGCACCAAGGAGGAGAGG ATGTTTCGGCAGCTGTTGGACGAAGGTTTGGAACTACAGAAGGCCCAGCTGAGAGCACAGAGAACCTACGCCCGGGAGCAGCGAATGCAACACCAGAGACAACACCAGGACCAGATTAAGTCCATGGAGAACTACTACAAAGACCAA ttttcactACTGGCTGAAAAACTTGCACAAGAACGGCAGGAGATCCAAGTTCGAAAAAAAGCTCAAGAACAG GCTCTGCTGAAGATGAAGCGAGAGCTGCGTTCCAGGATGGAGCGCGAGATCACTGAACTGCAAAAGATCATCATCCAGAACGATGACGACGACTACATCCAGGATCTCGAGGTCCAGAGGCTCC
- the LOC113128020 gene encoding centrosomal protein of 95 kDa isoform X3, translated as MGTQEGERDWVDVANDLLSKCHINLRLRKPSDCDANVFIALYENILGEKVPDYIAAPCSQEDDIHNVQSVIDSLSLDYLQISLSHITGENIVRGNRESVKNLLEIFDGLLEYLNEEISEESQNDEEQNGSITEDVPGQTKEPTCVGTEQMENKLEGASLSSTGESTVQTTKHSLHSCNAEEMGSASDLIELGVSTRTFTDKQEEQAALPQNSDAVTTSAPLDTQDTPLTEPLYSAIALQPPNQSNTLQRPDKDTHEPSQSSTGLRHTEEEATPVTTEASKPVAETNGLQSPTLHQCPAMSEKSLSSQQRARTEVEGETLEDEMALTPSPPDTEEEEEEQDEEDLRYKQRLQDRRTDYKDRTDLRWEKGLEEPLSYRRQQNRKAEEELHHISEKLSHRLEELDQMLKRVLDETGESSEVREDDKQSHHSNSIMECHRLPNRQHTVSGTPDTESTHRTRSLSPSPPRVHYSLEGPLEDTTAEASHLNDGRQTNLTATVHSRRGEPHHRPSRRKHSKYLENNTYEEELKRYEDKKRADLDEARLKAQEAERQYREAILSHVSQASRPSPAKTKAQQRSPRNIQTTTVRRRQEAPRKAQSLKVKENELLPVLLEELPYLHISPHALGRMWEQQMQQMDRLHALSSSHSHRRCSKVSSEMEEAQQKHDLLVEIIRKDQDHKRRLRDFKERIQQQKSTQNRLREQRQQIARAKKYHNEYHVQHRARLMRARTKEERMFRQLLDEGLELQKAQLRAQRTYAREQRMQHQRQHQDQIKSMENYYKDQFSLLAEKLAQERQEIQVRKKAQEQALLKMKRELRSRMEREITELQKIIIQNDDDDYIQDLEVQRLRNQIQMTSFQYNTSYLH; from the exons ATGGGAActcaggagggagagagag ACTGGGTGGATGTGGCCAATGATCTACTCAGCAAGTGTCACATAAACCTGAGGCTGAGGAAGCCGAGCGACTGTGACgcaaatgttttcattgctcTGTATGAGAACATTTTGGGGGAGAAAGTTCCAG ATTATATTGCAGCACCATGCAGTCAAGAGGATGACATCCATAATGTTCAGTCTGTGATTGATTCACTGTCCTTGGATTACCTTCAGATCAGCCTGTCACACATTACAG GAGAAAATATTGTCAGAGGGAACAGAGAGTCTGTCAAGAACCTCCTGGAAATCTTTGATGGCCTCCTGGAATATCTCAATGAGGAGATAAGCGAGGAGTCACAGAATGATG AAGAACAGAATGGCAGTATCACTGAGGATGTGCCCGGTCAAACCAAGGAGCCGACGTGTGTTGGCACAGAGCAGATGGAGAATAAACTGGAGGGAGCATCATTGTCTTCCACTGGCGA GTCTACTGTCCAGACCACtaaacattctctccattcctGCAATGCTGAGGAGATGGGATCAGCTAGTGATCTCATAGAGCTCGGAGTCTCAACGCgcacatttacagacaaacAAGAAG AACAAGCTGCCCTTCCCCAAAACTCAGATGCAGTCACCACCTCTGCTCCTCTGGACACCCAGGACACTCCACTGACTGAACCACTGTATTCAGCCATCGCTCTGCAGCCCCCCAATCAGAGCAACACTCTCCAAagaccagacaaagacacgcatGAGCCTAGTCAGTCATCCACTGGCCTCAGGCACACAGAGGAGGAAGCCACTCCTGTCACCACAGAG GCCTCTAAACCAGTAGCTGAGACCAATGGGCTACAATCTCCTACTCTTCATCAGTGTCCTG CTATGAGCGAGAAGTCTTTGTCCAGCCAGCAAAGAGCCAGGACAGAAGTGGAAGGGGAGACACTAGAG GATGAGATGGCCCTCACTCCTTCTCCACCAGAcactgaagaggaagaggaagagcaagATGAGGAGGATCTGAGATATAAACAAAGACTGCAGGACAGAAGAACAGATTACAAAGATAGGACAGATCTCAG ATGGGAGAAGGGTCTTGAGGAGCCTCTTTCTTACCGCAGACAGCAAAACAGGAAAGCAGAAGAGGAGCTGCATCACATTTCTGAAAAACTCTCCCATCGACTTGAGGAGCTTGACCAG ATGCTTAAACGAGTTCTGGATGAAACTGGAGAGTCCAGTGAGGTCAGAGAAGACGACAAGCAGTCCCACCACAGCAACAGTATCATGGAGTGTCACAGATTGCCCAACAGGCAACACACAG TCTCAGGAACACCGGACACTGAATCCACCCACCGAACACGCTCGTTATCCCCCTCCCCTCCACGGGTGCATTATTCCCTCGAGGGACCGTTAGAAGACACCACAGCAGAGGCCTCACACCTGAATGATGGGAGACAAACAAACCTCACAGCTACTGTTCATTCAAGGCGTGGAGAGCCACATCACAGGCCATCTCGCAGAAAACACAGCAAG TATCTGGAGAATAACACCTATGAGGAGGAGCTGAAAAGATATGAAGATAAAAAACGGGCAGATCTAGACGAGGCACGCCTCAAAGCTCAGGAAGCC gagcgACAGTACAGAGAGGCCATACTAAGTCACGTTTCCCAAGCCTCCAGACCGTCCCCTGCTAAAACAAAGGCCCAGCAAAGGTCGCCACGTAACATTCAAACCACAACAGTACGGAGACGACAGGAGGCCCCCAGGAAAGCTCAGTCAT TGAAGGTGAAGGAGAATGAGCTTCTTCCTGTGCTCCTGGAGGAATTACCCTATCTTCACATTTCCCCTCACGCTCTGGGCCGGATGTGGGAGCAGCAGATGCAGCAGATGGACAGACTCCACGCCCTCTCATCTTCTCATAGCCACCGGCGCTGCAGCAAAGTCTCCAGCGAG atggaagaagcacagcagaaacatgaCCTGCTGGTGGAGATCATCCGCAAAGACCAGGACCACAAAAGGCGTCTG AGGGACTTCAAAGAGCGGATCCAGCAGCAGAAGTCGACACAGAACAGACTGAGGGAACAGAGGCAGCAGATAGCACGTGCCAAGAAGTACCACAACGAGTACCATGTCCAGCACCGTGCTCGCCTGATGAGAGCACGCACCAAGGAGGAGAGG ATGTTTCGGCAGCTGTTGGACGAAGGTTTGGAACTACAGAAGGCCCAGCTGAGAGCACAGAGAACCTACGCCCGGGAGCAGCGAATGCAACACCAGAGACAACACCAGGACCAGATTAAGTCCATGGAGAACTACTACAAAGACCAA ttttcactACTGGCTGAAAAACTTGCACAAGAACGGCAGGAGATCCAAGTTCGAAAAAAAGCTCAAGAACAG GCTCTGCTGAAGATGAAGCGAGAGCTGCGTTCCAGGATGGAGCGCGAGATCACTGAACTGCAAAAGATCATCATCCAGAACGATGACGACGACTACATCCAGGATCTCGAGGTCCAGAGGCTCC
- the LOC113128020 gene encoding centrosomal protein of 95 kDa isoform X4, whose protein sequence is MENKLEGASLSSTGESTVQTTKHSLHSCNAEEMGSASDLIELGVSTRTFTDKQEEQAALPQNSDAVTTSAPLDTQDTPLTEPLYSAIALQPPNQSNTLQRPDKDTHEPSQSSTGLRHTEEEATPVTTEASKPVAETNGLQSPTLHQCPAMSEKSLSSQQRARTEVEGETLEPTNGGPRRVLFRTQPDVLFLTLQDEMALTPSPPDTEEEEEEQDEEDLRYKQRLQDRRTDYKDRTDLRWEKGLEEPLSYRRQQNRKAEEELHHISEKLSHRLEELDQMLKRVLDETGESSEVREDDKQSHHSNSIMECHRLPNRQHTVSGTPDTESTHRTRSLSPSPPRVHYSLEGPLEDTTAEASHLNDGRQTNLTATVHSRRGEPHHRPSRRKHSKYLENNTYEEELKRYEDKKRADLDEARLKAQEAERQYREAILSHVSQASRPSPAKTKAQQRSPRNIQTTTVRRRQEAPRKAQSLKVKENELLPVLLEELPYLHISPHALGRMWEQQMQQMDRLHALSSSHSHRRCSKVSSEMEEAQQKHDLLVEIIRKDQDHKRRLRDFKERIQQQKSTQNRLREQRQQIARAKKYHNEYHVQHRARLMRARTKEERMFRQLLDEGLELQKAQLRAQRTYAREQRMQHQRQHQDQIKSMENYYKDQFSLLAEKLAQERQEIQVRKKAQEQALLKMKRELRSRMEREITELQKIIIQNDDDDYIQDLEVQRLRNQIQMTSFQYNTSYLH, encoded by the exons ATGGAGAATAAACTGGAGGGAGCATCATTGTCTTCCACTGGCGA GTCTACTGTCCAGACCACtaaacattctctccattcctGCAATGCTGAGGAGATGGGATCAGCTAGTGATCTCATAGAGCTCGGAGTCTCAACGCgcacatttacagacaaacAAGAAG AACAAGCTGCCCTTCCCCAAAACTCAGATGCAGTCACCACCTCTGCTCCTCTGGACACCCAGGACACTCCACTGACTGAACCACTGTATTCAGCCATCGCTCTGCAGCCCCCCAATCAGAGCAACACTCTCCAAagaccagacaaagacacgcatGAGCCTAGTCAGTCATCCACTGGCCTCAGGCACACAGAGGAGGAAGCCACTCCTGTCACCACAGAG GCCTCTAAACCAGTAGCTGAGACCAATGGGCTACAATCTCCTACTCTTCATCAGTGTCCTG CTATGAGCGAGAAGTCTTTGTCCAGCCAGCAAAGAGCCAGGACAGAAGTGGAAGGGGAGACACTAGAG CCAACAAATGGTGGTCCCAGGAGAGTTTTATTCCGCACCCAGCCAGATGTTCTCTTCCTCACCCTGCAGGATGAGATGGCCCTCACTCCTTCTCCACCAGAcactgaagaggaagaggaagagcaagATGAGGAGGATCTGAGATATAAACAAAGACTGCAGGACAGAAGAACAGATTACAAAGATAGGACAGATCTCAG ATGGGAGAAGGGTCTTGAGGAGCCTCTTTCTTACCGCAGACAGCAAAACAGGAAAGCAGAAGAGGAGCTGCATCACATTTCTGAAAAACTCTCCCATCGACTTGAGGAGCTTGACCAG ATGCTTAAACGAGTTCTGGATGAAACTGGAGAGTCCAGTGAGGTCAGAGAAGACGACAAGCAGTCCCACCACAGCAACAGTATCATGGAGTGTCACAGATTGCCCAACAGGCAACACACAG TCTCAGGAACACCGGACACTGAATCCACCCACCGAACACGCTCGTTATCCCCCTCCCCTCCACGGGTGCATTATTCCCTCGAGGGACCGTTAGAAGACACCACAGCAGAGGCCTCACACCTGAATGATGGGAGACAAACAAACCTCACAGCTACTGTTCATTCAAGGCGTGGAGAGCCACATCACAGGCCATCTCGCAGAAAACACAGCAAG TATCTGGAGAATAACACCTATGAGGAGGAGCTGAAAAGATATGAAGATAAAAAACGGGCAGATCTAGACGAGGCACGCCTCAAAGCTCAGGAAGCC gagcgACAGTACAGAGAGGCCATACTAAGTCACGTTTCCCAAGCCTCCAGACCGTCCCCTGCTAAAACAAAGGCCCAGCAAAGGTCGCCACGTAACATTCAAACCACAACAGTACGGAGACGACAGGAGGCCCCCAGGAAAGCTCAGTCAT TGAAGGTGAAGGAGAATGAGCTTCTTCCTGTGCTCCTGGAGGAATTACCCTATCTTCACATTTCCCCTCACGCTCTGGGCCGGATGTGGGAGCAGCAGATGCAGCAGATGGACAGACTCCACGCCCTCTCATCTTCTCATAGCCACCGGCGCTGCAGCAAAGTCTCCAGCGAG atggaagaagcacagcagaaacatgaCCTGCTGGTGGAGATCATCCGCAAAGACCAGGACCACAAAAGGCGTCTG AGGGACTTCAAAGAGCGGATCCAGCAGCAGAAGTCGACACAGAACAGACTGAGGGAACAGAGGCAGCAGATAGCACGTGCCAAGAAGTACCACAACGAGTACCATGTCCAGCACCGTGCTCGCCTGATGAGAGCACGCACCAAGGAGGAGAGG ATGTTTCGGCAGCTGTTGGACGAAGGTTTGGAACTACAGAAGGCCCAGCTGAGAGCACAGAGAACCTACGCCCGGGAGCAGCGAATGCAACACCAGAGACAACACCAGGACCAGATTAAGTCCATGGAGAACTACTACAAAGACCAA ttttcactACTGGCTGAAAAACTTGCACAAGAACGGCAGGAGATCCAAGTTCGAAAAAAAGCTCAAGAACAG GCTCTGCTGAAGATGAAGCGAGAGCTGCGTTCCAGGATGGAGCGCGAGATCACTGAACTGCAAAAGATCATCATCCAGAACGATGACGACGACTACATCCAGGATCTCGAGGTCCAGAGGCTCC